One Thunnus albacares chromosome 12, fThuAlb1.1, whole genome shotgun sequence genomic region harbors:
- the fcer1gl gene encoding Fc receptor, IgE, high affinity I, gamma polypeptide like isoform X2: MMRASLITVFLMINPACAESLGNMNVCYILDGILILYGIILTVLYCRLRIHQTSKPANNPEKQPAEGGIYAGLSSHTTDTYESIKIDKKPIV; encoded by the exons ATGATGCGAGCGTCGCTCATCACCGTCTTTTTGATGATCAATCCTGCCTGTGCTG aaTCCCTTGGAAACATGAACGTCTGTTATATCCTGGATGGGATCCTCATCCTCTACGGCATCATTCTCACCGTCTTATACTGCAGACTGAGG ATTCATCAAACCAGTAAACCTGCGAACAACCCTGAG AAGCAGCCCGCTGAGGGAGGCATCTATGCG GGTCTGAGCTCTCACACTACTGACACCTACGAGAGCATCAAAATAGACAAGAAGCCGATTGTCTGA
- the LOC122994296 gene encoding vang-like protein 2 translates to MDNESQYSGYSYKSSHSRSSRKHRDRRDRHRSKSRDSSSRADKSVTIQTPGEPLLDAESTRGDDRDDNWGETTTVVTGTSEHSISNEDLTRVTKDLEESTPLECKRFIGPALGGCLSFFALVTPLAFLILPQVLWRDALEPCGTPCEGLYVSLAFKLLVLLISSWALFLRPPRATLPRFFVFRCLLMVLVFLFVASYWLFYGVRVLEPRERDYRGIVEYAASLVDALLFIQYLALVLLEVRHLQPAFCLKVVRSTDGASKFYNVGHLSIQRAAVWVLDRYYSDFSVYNPALLNLPKSILSKKMTGFKVYSLDENPANNSTGQSRAMIAAAARRRDNSHNEYYYEEAEMDRRVRKRKARLVVAVEEAFTHIKRLHEDEIASSPKHPREVMDPREAAQAIFAPMARAMQKYLRTTRQQAFHSMESILTHLQFCITHNMTPKAFLERYLTPGPTMQYQQQNGRGRQWTLVSEEPVTSALRQGLVFSLRRLDFSLVVTVTPLPFLRLGEEFIDPKSHKFVMRLQSETSV, encoded by the exons ATGGACAACGAGTCGCAGTACTCGGGCTACTCATACAAGTCGTCCCACTCCCGAAGCTCCCGCAAGCACAG GGATCGGAGGGACCGTCACCGCTCTAAGAGCCGAGACAGCAGCAGTCGTGCAGACAAATCAGTCACCATCCAGACTCCCGGAGAGCCTCTGCTCGATGCGGAGTCGACTCGCGGAGACGACAGG GATGACAACTGGGGCGAGACCACCACCGTCGTCACCGGCACCTCAGAGCACAGCATCTCCAACGAGGACCTGACCCGCGTCACCAAAGATTTGGAGGAGTCGACTCCTCTGGAGTGCAAGCGCTTCATCGGGCCGGCGCTGGGAGGCTGCCTGAGCTTCTTCGCCTTAGTCACGCCTTTAGCCTTCCTCATCCTACCGCAGGTGCTGTGGCGCGACGCCTTGGAGCCCTGCGGCACGCCCTGCGAAGGCCTCTACGTCTCCTTGGCCTTCAAGCTCTTGGTGCTGCTCATCTCCTCCTGGGCGCTGTTCCTCCGCCCTCCTCGCGCTACGCTCCCGCGCTTCTTCGTCTTCCGCTGCCTGCTGATGGTGCTGGTGTTCCTGTTCGTGGCGTCGTACTGGTTGTTTTACGGCGTACGGGTGCTGGAGCCCCGGGAGAGGGACTACAGGGGGATCGTGGAGTACGCTGCGTCGCTGGTGGACGCACTGCTCTTCATCCAGTACCTGGCTCTGGTGCTGCTGGAGGTCCGACACCTGCAGCCGGCCTTCTGCCTCAAGGTTGTCAGGAGCACAGACGGAGCCAGCAAGTTCTACAACGTGGGTCACCTCAG TATCCAGCGGGCAGCTGTCTGGGTGTTGGACCGTTATTACAGCGACTTCTCCGTCTACAACCCTGCCCTCCTCAACCTGCCCAAGTCCATTCTGTCCAAGAAGATGACTGGCTTCAAGGTTTACTCCCTGGACG AAAACCCAGCCAATAACTCAACAGGCCAGTCCCGGGCCATGATAGCAGCCGCTGCCAGGAGGAGAGACAACTCCCACAACGAGTATTACTACGAGGAGGCCGAGATGGACCGCAGGGTCCGCAAACGCAAGGCCAG GTTGGTGGTGGCGGTAGAAGAGGCCTTCACACACATCAAGCGTCTCCACGAGGACGAGATCGCATCATCCCCCAAACACCCGCGGGAGGTGATGGATCCTCGGGAGGCGGCTCAAGCCATCTTCGCCCCGATGGCGAGGGCCATGCAGAAATATCTGAGAACGACCCGGCAGCAGGCCTTCCACAGCATGGAGAGCATCCTCACACACCTGCAGTTCTGCATCACGCACAACATGACGCCCAAG GCTTTCCTGGAGCGTTACCTCACCCCCGGCCCCACCATGCAGTACCAGCAGCAGAATGGCAGGGGGCGCCAGTGGACTCTGGTGAGCGAGGAGCCTGTGACTTCAGCCCTGCGACAGGGTCTGGTATTCTCCCTGAGGCGCCTGGACTTCTCCCTGGTCGTCACGGTGACACCGCTCCCCTTCCTGCGGCTCGGGGAGGAGTTCATCGATCCAAAGAGCCACAAGTTCGTCATGAGGCTGCAGTCGGAGACCTCGGTGTGA
- the fcer1gl gene encoding Fc receptor, IgE, high affinity I, gamma polypeptide like isoform X1 encodes MMRASLITVFLMINPACAESLGNMNVCYILDGILILYGIILTVLYCRLRIHQTSKPANNPEKQPAEGGIYAVRLLILMLKKTFKMAHDGKVTAYRKADGSELSHY; translated from the exons ATGATGCGAGCGTCGCTCATCACCGTCTTTTTGATGATCAATCCTGCCTGTGCTG aaTCCCTTGGAAACATGAACGTCTGTTATATCCTGGATGGGATCCTCATCCTCTACGGCATCATTCTCACCGTCTTATACTGCAGACTGAGG ATTCATCAAACCAGTAAACCTGCGAACAACCCTGAG AAGCAGCCCGCTGAGGGAGGCATCTATGCGGTGAGACTTCTCATTCTAATgcttaaaaagacatttaaaatggcACATGATGGAAAAGTGACAGCTTACCGCAAAGCGGACG GGTCTGAGCTCTCACACTACTGA